A region from the Devosia lucknowensis genome encodes:
- a CDS encoding GNAT family N-acetyltransferase translates to MSDTLLRSFTWSDVPAITAIYRHYVDQTAITFDTEAPGEEAIAEKYAGLKKLGHPVIIAERQGKVVGYAYASFYRPRAAYRFTCEDSIYLDPAETGRGLGKRMLTELLTQSKAFGFKQMLAVITADTANSIAIHEKFGFERVGYYKAVGLKFDRWHDIVHLQKAL, encoded by the coding sequence ATGTCCGACACCCTCCTCCGCTCTTTCACCTGGTCCGACGTTCCCGCCATCACGGCGATCTACCGGCATTATGTGGACCAGACCGCGATCACCTTCGATACCGAAGCGCCGGGCGAGGAAGCCATTGCGGAAAAATATGCGGGCCTCAAGAAACTGGGCCATCCCGTCATCATCGCCGAGCGTCAGGGCAAGGTGGTGGGCTATGCCTATGCCAGCTTTTATCGCCCCCGCGCCGCCTACCGTTTCACCTGCGAGGATTCGATCTATCTCGATCCCGCGGAGACCGGCCGCGGCCTCGGCAAGCGGATGCTCACCGAACTGCTGACACAGTCCAAGGCCTTCGGTTTCAAGCAAATGCTGGCGGTGATCACTGCCGACACCGCCAATTCGATCGCCATCCACGAAAAGTTCGGCTTCGAGCGCGTCGGCTACTACAAGGCGGTCGGTCTCAAGTTCGACCGCTGGCACGATATCGTGCATCTGCAGAAGGCGCTGTAG